In the Podospora pseudocomata strain CBS 415.72m chromosome 5, whole genome shotgun sequence genome, one interval contains:
- a CDS encoding hypothetical protein (EggNog:ENOG503P1TQ; COG:S) gives MAGGSGAASSRGRGKFRKFTRGGGKHFSKNLRPLDADGNEMGMWGDAPAKDEEEESDSEDDSSEEESEDDNDAVKIPTAAAEELSREERKKQKKAAKEAAIKAKKGPVQVGDMPSDSDEEESEEEEASKMPANPNHSRAARNQTKVPKKSADDDEELAAGTKKLAVSAPNKKEREAIAAQEAKERYMKLHEQGKTDQAKADLARLREIRAKREEEAARRLAEKQEQDEANRLKKAEIEAKEAKKREAALGPAAKKKGKK, from the exons ATGGCAGGCGGCAGCGGCGCAGCGAGCTCTCGCGGCAGAGGAAAGTTCAGAAAGTTCACCCGTGGTG GCGGCAAACACTTCTCCAAGAACCTCCGCCCCCTCGACGCTGACGGCAACGAAATGGGCATGTGGGGTGATGCCCCAGccaaagacgaagaagaagagtccGACTCTGAGGATGACTCCTCGGAGGAGGAATCCgaagacgacaacgacgCCGTCAAAATCcccacggcggcggcggaggagctaAGCCGCGAGGAGcgcaagaagcaaaagaaggccgccaaggaagccgccatcaaggcgaagaagggaCCTGTCCAGGTGGGGGATATGCCGTCAGActctgacgaggaggagagcgaggaggaggaggccagcAAAATGCCTGCCAACCCGAACCACTCCCGTGCTGCTCGCAACCAGACCAAGGTCCCCAAGAAGAGCgcggatgatgacgaggaactCGCGGCCGGGACGAAGAAGCTGGCTGTTTCGGCGCCGAataagaaggagagggaggcgattgCTGCgcaggaggccaaggagagaTATATGAAGCTTCATGAGCAGGGCAAGACGGATCAGGCAAAGGCGGatttggcgaggttgagggagattAGGGcgaagagagaggaggaggcggcgaggagatTG GCTGAGAAGCAAGAGCAAGACGAGGCCAACCGtctcaagaaggccgagatcgaggccaaggaggccaagaagcgcGAGGCGGCTCTTGGTCCcgcggcgaagaagaagggcaagaaatGA
- a CDS encoding hypothetical protein (EggNog:ENOG503Q3XK): MAPTKTSKGKARLTPKSTSSSPDTPPKPFQVAPPSLNPLTETLDPSHIYISHLDPRPSPFKRKIFLVPVAMNLLVLALFILRLRYIFPWYLQLLLSLSGQENPTTLRFTDLTTSQYLWVLLRRASTFLLDFTLAIFVWPWPYEFLIGSPLTGSPCHWRYKVGFRPSEIYLRRSRKWDVEILGKGKDLLANDDLRKVFWNQIRSATSPMLLQQKTGYLTMDANWDLDWAGMVAATELVDKKVIDERVFGTLVLVYHENFGWLSIDLSDTGAKPGTKEDERRKQVFKFRDALAAIGQEDLFFRWIEVVQFETGRPGGFTEERQVEVAQKIRDMFKEKGVDFDEFWKEAVGTEGLAGMP, translated from the coding sequence ATGGCGCCCACCAAAACATCCAAAGGCAAAGCCCGcctcacccccaaatccacctcctcctccccagacaccccccccaaacccttccaggtggcccccccctccctcaaccccctaaCAGAAACCCTCGACCCCTCCCACATCTACATCTCCCACCTCGAcccccgcccctcccccttcaagCGCAAAATCTTCCTCGTCCCCGTAGCCATgaacctcctcgtcctcgctctcttcatcctccgGCTCCGCTACATCTTCCCCTGGtacctccaactcctcctctccctatCCGGCCAAGaaaaccccaccaccctccgcttcaccgacctcaccacctcccaatACCTTTGggtcctcctccgccgcgcctccaccttcctcctcgacttCACCCTCGCAATCTTCGTCTGGCCCTGGCCCTACGAATTCCTCATCGGCTCCCCCCTCACCGGCTCCCCCTGCCACTGGCGCTACAAAGTCGGGTTTCGCCCCTCAGAAATCTACCTCCGCCGCTCCCGCAAGTGGGATGTCGAAATCCTAGGTAAAGGTAAagacctcctcgccaacgacGACCTCCGCAAGGTGTTTTGGAACCAGATCCGTTCCGCCACGTCCCCTATGCTCCTGCAGCAAAAGACTGGGTACCTGACTATGGACGCGAATTGGGATTTGGACTGGGCGGGTATGGTCGCCGCCACGGAGCTGGTCGACAAGAAGGTTATTGACGAACGTGTCTTTGGGacgttggtgctggtgtACCATGAGAATTTCGGGTGGTTGAGCATTGATCTTTCTGACACGGGGGCTAAGCCGGGGacgaaggaggatgagagaaGGAAGCAGGTGTTCAAGTTTAGGGATGCGCTCGCGGCGATTGGGCAGGAGGATTTGTTCTTTAGGTGGATCGAGGTTGTGCAGTTTGAGACCGGGAGGCCGGGGGGTTTTACGGAGGAGAGGCAGGTAGAGGTGGCGCAGAAGATTAGGGATATgttcaaggagaagggggtggatttTGATGAGTTTTGGAAGGAGGCCGTGGGGACGGAGGGGTTGGCTGGTATGCCCTGA
- the IFM1 gene encoding translation initiation factor IF-2 (BUSCO:EOG09261OIA; COG:J; EggNog:ENOG503NY0Z) has translation MRGGLWQKQRRPSACLLCSYSYSYNFRHSLRSGAPARTYSALVSNGLTEPTTLSISRRPTTSSQVRISNNTRNNGFMPAWAKVPPPKLEPLAPKPPPPPPPPPSPPPPPPPKASTPPPPPPPPPPPPPRQWQPSPTRNQKSERSSTPFQFSRHKNYNPADKPVFNPSDRPTFNPSDRPTFNPPPSSQTKPSNPFPEWANLTRRRSNNDTGTVKGFDFSRPARSMPFDKPVPPPSSEYQQTHRRRLTASQLGGGEQSPAQQPHSNSPSDEWAKLVAANKEESRQPKKIMPTAEDKAAWAWADETGQRPQVRRVESQEQGEGGRYVHPEDRVAASLRGTWGMQAAGTVVQVVGEEAETVGRREGGRGREREVVVEKSKRSKGGRRRNDDEDEEFDVDYAEERRRRKAERKAEKERQRLAELDGPTPILLPEFISVSNLASALGVKARDFVRQLEELGFEEVSQESILTGETAALVAQEYGFEPTVETGETEDLRPRPPPEDPSSLPLRPPVVTIMGHVDHGKTTLLDYLRKSSIVSQEHGGITQHIGAFSVKMSSGKQITFLDTPGHAAFLSMRQRGATVTDMVILVVAADDSVKPQTIEAIKHARGANVPIIVAINKMDKPEANPDRVKADLGAQGVELEDFGGDVQVVEVSGKTGLGMDDLEENILLLAEMLDIRAEQDGMAEGWVLESSIKPIGRVATVLVKRGTLRPGDFIVAGRVSTKIRLLRNEAGVEIPEAPPGTAVEILGWREPPAAGDQVLQAPDEDTAKVAVRYRQEQKEREEAIEQMAEMEKERKEKEAAERAANGEEIPEDDEATGTKYLTYLIKGDVHGSVEAVTASILEQGNNEVRPRILKSSTGQINESDVEHAQVSGGAIINFNNPIAGHIKAMADAAGVPILDHNVIYHLVEDVRGRLSELLAPTVSFRVLAEAEVLKVFAINTKGRRYHNVAGCRVRNGVVNTGGRCKVLRGEEVVYEGTIDELKHGKKEVTEIKKGGECGIMFEGWDEFQEGDRIQMVEEIREKRKL, from the exons ATGAGGGGTGGTCTATGGCAG aaGCAGAGGCGTCCATCCGCCTGCTTGCTCTGCAGTTACAGCTACAGTTACAACTTCCGACACAGCCTCCGGTCGGGCGCTCCCGCGAGAACCTACTCAGCACTCGTTAGCAATGGCCTAACCGAACCGACGACCTTGTCGATTTCGAGAAGACCAACAACTTCGAGCCAGGTCCGAATCTCGAACAACACCCGCAACAATGGCTTCATGCCAGCCTGGGCAAAGGTGCCCCCTCCGAAATTAGAGCCCCTAGCACcgaaacctcctccaccaccgccgccgcctccttcccccccccctcctccgccgccaaagGCTTctactcctccaccaccaccaccccctccccctccccctccccctcgtcaaTGGCAGCCCTCCCCAACACGGAACCAAAAATCAGAACGAAGCAGCACCCCCTTCCAGTTCAGCCGCCACAAGAACTACAACCCCGCCGACAAACCTGTCTTCAACCCATCCGACAGACCTACCTTCAACCCATCCGACAGACCTACCTTcaaccctcccccgtctTCACAAACAAAACCGTCAAACCCCTTCCCCGAATGGGCCAACCTGACAAGAAGGCGAAGCAACAATGACACCGGCACTGTCAAAGGTTTTGACTTTTCCCGACCAGCAAGATCAATGCCGTTTGATAAGCCggttcctcctccgtcgTCAGAGTATCAGCAGACGCATCGAAGACGGTTGACGGCTTCACaattggggggtggtgagcagAGCCCCGCGCAACAACCGCACAGCAATAGTCCGAGCGATGAGTGGGCTAAGCTTGTGGCTGCGAATAAGGAGGAGTCGAGGCAGCCAAAGAAGATTATGCCTACGGCCGAGGACAAGgctgcttgggcttgggctgaTGAGACGGGTCAGCGGCCgcaggtgaggagggtggagagtcAAGAgcagggggaaggggggaggtatGTACATCCGGAGGATAGGGTTGCTGCTTCGTTACGTGGGACGTGGGGGATGCAAGCGGCGGGGACGGTTGTTcaggtggttggtgaggaggcggagactgtcgggaggagggaaggtggtcgtgggagggagagggaggtggtggtggagaagtcGAAAAGGTCAAagggtggaaggaggaggaatgacgatgaggatgaggagtttgATGTTGACTATGCCGAGGAAAGGCGCCGACGcaaggcggagaggaaggctGAAAAGGAAAGACAGAGGTTGGCCGAGTTGGATGGGCCGACGCCGATTTTGCTGCCCGAGTTCATCAGCGTTTCCAACCTTGCCAGTGCGCTGGGGGTGAAGGCTAGGGATTTTGTGaggcagctggaggagctgggctTTGAGGAGGTCAGTCAGGAGAGTATCTTGACCGGTGAGACGGCTGCGCTGGTGGCGCAGGAGTATGGGTTTGAGCCGACGGTGGAGACGGGAGAGACGGAGGATTTGAGGCCGAGACCGCCGCCGGAGGACCCCTCTTCTTTGCCGTTGCGACCGCCGGTGGTGACGATTATGGGGCATGTTGATCATGGGAAGACGACGTTGCTGGATTATCTGAGGAAGTCGTCGATTGTGAGTCAGGAGCATGGCGGGATTACGCAACACATTGGTGCGTTTTCGGTTAAGATGAGTTCAGGGAAGCAGATTACTTTCTTGGATACACCGGGCCACGCGGCGTTCTTGTCGATGAGGCAGCGGGGAGCTACGGTGACGGATATGGTTATTTTGGTTGTGGCTGCGGACGATAGTGTGAAGCCTCAGACTATTGAGGCTATCAAGCACGCGCGCGGGGCTAACGTTCCTATTATTGTTGCCATCAACAAGATGGACAAGCCCGAGGCGAACCCCGACCGTGTCAAGGCTGATCTTGGCGCTCAGGGggtggagttggaggacTTTGGCGGTGATGTTCAGGTTGTCGAGGTCAGTGGCAAGACTGGCTTGGGTATGGATGACCTCGAGGAGAATATTCTGTTGCTTGCCGAGATGCTCGACATCCGCGCGGAACAAGATGGCATGGCAGAGGGCTGGGTGTTGGAGTCCTCCATCAAGCCCATCGGTCGTGTGGCCACTGTTCTGGTCAAGAGGGGTACCCTCCGCCCAGGTGATTTTATCGTCGCCGGAAGAGTCTCCACCAAGATTCGTCTGCTGAGAAACGAAGCGGGTGTTGAAATTCCAGAGGCTCCTCCCGGAACAGCAGTCGAGAtcttggggtggagggaacCACCTGCGGCGGGTGATCAAGTCCTCCAGGCACCAGACGAAGACACAGCCAAGGTCGCCGTCCGGTACCGTCAGGAACAGAAGGAGCGCGAAGAGGCGATTGAGCAGATGGCGGAAATGGAAAAGGAGcgcaaggagaaggaagctgCCGAACGGGCTGCCAACGGGGAGGAAATTcctgaagatgatgaagccaCCGGCACAAAGTACCTCACTTACCTCATCAAAGGCGACGTCCACGGCTCTGTCGAGGCCGTAACGGCATCCATCCTCGAGCAAGGGAACAATGAGGTCCGCCCCAGGATCTTGAAATCGTCGACCGGGCAAATCAACGAGAGCGATGTCGAGCACGCGCAGGTTTCTGGCGGGGCGATTATCAACTTTAATAACCCCATCGCGGGACATATCAAGGCCATGGCTGACGCGGCGGGGGTGCCGATCCTGGATCATAATGTTATTTATCATTTGGTCGAGGATGTCCGGGGACGGTTGTCGGAGCTTTTGGCGCCGACGGTGAGCTTTAGGGTGCTGGCTGAGGCGGAGGTGCTGAAGGTGTTTGCGATTAATAccaaggggaggaggtatcATAATGTGGCGGGGTGCAGGGTGAGGAATGGGGTCGTGAATACCGGGGGGAGGTGTAAGGtgctgaggggggaggaggtggtttaCGAGG GGACGATCGATGAACTCAAGCATggcaagaaggaggtgaCCGAGATCAAAAAGGGTGGTGAATGTGGTATCATGTTCGAAGGGTGGGATGAGTTTCAAGAAGGCGATCGTATccagatggtggaggagattagggagaagaggaagttgTAA
- the TSR3 gene encoding ribosome biogenesis protein tsr3 (BUSCO:EOG092656RK; COG:S; EggNog:ENOG503NUW8) → MVRHKKDNFSRGGKNSHRGPPRHSNRPESNPNNDDPTLPSSSTTTRSRPAFKAACWDLGHCDPKRCSGKKLMKLGLMRDLHLGQRHAGVIITPNGKQTVSPADRPILEANGAAVVECSWARTQEVQWNKVGGKHERLLPYLVAANTVNYGKPWRLNCVEALAAAFAICGHLEWAEEILAPFSYGKAFLEINEKLLKKYAACEDEAGIKRAQEEWMERLDREYAENREEAEGDDIWAGGNVNRRAPIDSDDSDEEEEDDEEDDDDEEEEEDEVDGMYLGSNPPPQKGKQKQSQPIPEEEEKDPFAISDDSDDDAEMEAIRRKILASKPFTEKEDTLEKKPEVISRPTPHSQNMKPDSDAEPDSDNGSDNDDFDDIIDATPMTDRIGLSKLEKERARVQTTSRTFSSGGANAPNRW, encoded by the coding sequence ATGGTCCGCCACAAAAAAGACAACTTCTCCCGCGGCGGCAAGAACTCTCACCGCGGCCCCCCCCGCCACTCCAACCGCCCCgaatccaaccccaacaacgaTGACCctaccctcccctcctcctccaccaccacccgctctCGCCCGGCCTTCAAAGCCGCCTGCTGGGACCTAGGCCACTGCGATCCCAAACGCTGCTCCGGCAAGAAACTCATGAAGCTCGGCCTCATGCGcgacctccacctcggccagcGCCACGCCggcgtcatcatcacccccaacgGCAAACAGACAGTCTCCCCCGCCGACCGCCCCATCCTCGAAGCCAACGGCGCCGCCGTGGTCGAGTGCTCCTGGGCGCGCACCCAAGAGGTCCAATGGAACAAAGTCGGCGGCAAACACGAGCGTCTCCTCCCCTACCTCGTCGCCGCCAACACAGTCAACTACGGCAAGCCCTGGAGGTTAAACTGCGTCGAGGCTCTCGCGGCCGCTTTTGCGATTTGCGGACATTTAGAATGGGCCGAGGAGATCCTCGCTCCTTTCTCGTATGGCAAGGCGTTTTTGGAGATCAACGAGAAGTTGCTCAAGAAGTACGCTGCCTgtgaggatgaggcgggGATCAAGAGGGCGCAGGAGGAgtggatggagaggttggacaGGGAGTATGCTGAGAacagggaggaggccgagggggatgatATCTGGGCGGGGGGCAATGTCAACAGACGAGCCCCAATAGACTCGGATGATtcggatgaggaagaggaggacgacgaggaggatgatgatgatgaagaggaggaagaggatgaggttgatgggatgTACCTTGGAAGCAATCCGCCACCACAAAAAGGGAAACAAAAGCAATCTCAACCAATaccagaggaggaagagaaggaccCGTTTGCGATATCAGACGACAGCGATGACGACGCGGAGATGGAGGCTATTCGGAGGAAGATTCTGGCTTCGAAACCGTTcaccgagaaggaggacaCACTTGAGAAGAAACCAGAAGTGATCTCTAGGCCAACACCACATTCGCAAAACATGAAGCCAGACTCGGATGCAGAACCAGATTCGGACAATGGGTCGGATAACGACGACTTTGACGACATTATCGATGCCACACCCATGACAGATCGCATTGGGTTGTCAAaactggagaaggagcgtGCCAGGGTCCAGACAACAAGCCGGACATTCTCGTCAGGAGGAGCAAATGCTCCAAATAGGTGGTAA